From Amycolatopsis sp. cg9, one genomic window encodes:
- a CDS encoding flavin reductase family protein, with protein sequence MTSLQPVTSESRLREAFGCFPSGVTAVCALIDGVPHGMAASSFTSVSLAPPLVSLCIQRTSATWPRLRDRRLGLSVLAEGQDDACRRLSARQGDRFHGVSWQAGADGSVFITGSSAWLECSLAEEVPAGDHLIALLRIHGLHTAETPPLVFHGSRFRRLAA encoded by the coding sequence ATGACCTCGTTGCAGCCCGTGACGTCCGAAAGCCGGTTGCGCGAAGCGTTCGGCTGCTTCCCGTCCGGCGTCACCGCCGTGTGCGCGCTGATCGACGGCGTCCCGCACGGAATGGCCGCCAGCTCCTTCACGTCGGTTTCACTGGCCCCGCCGCTCGTGTCGCTGTGCATCCAGCGCACGTCGGCCACCTGGCCGCGGCTGCGCGACCGGCGGCTCGGCCTGAGCGTCCTGGCCGAGGGGCAGGACGACGCCTGCCGCCGGCTCTCCGCCCGGCAGGGCGACCGCTTCCACGGCGTCTCGTGGCAGGCCGGCGCGGACGGCAGCGTGTTCATCACCGGCTCGAGCGCGTGGCTGGAGTGTTCGCTGGCGGAAGAGGTCCCCGCCGGCGACCACCTGATCGCCCTGCTGCGGATCCACGGCCTGCACACGGCGGAAACCCCGCCACTGGTGTTCCACGGCAGCCGCTTCCGCCGGCTCGCCGCGTGA